CAAAGTTATTGGTGTTGGAGGAGGTGGAAATAGTGTTGTTAATCGCATGGTGGCATCCGGTGTAAAAGGTGTCGAGTATATTGCGATCAACACAGACGCGCAGGCGCTCCACCATTCCGCTGCGCAAATAAAATTGGCAATCGGTAAGTCCGTTGCACGTGGACTGGGCGCTGGCATGAATCCAGAGATCGGATATCGCGCGGCTGAGGAAAGTCAAAATGAAATCCGCAATGCCATTAACGGAGCGGACATGGTGTTTATTACGGCAGGTTTGGGTGGAGGAACAGGATCCGGTGCGGCGCCACATGTGGCAAAACTTGCACGAGACGTGGGAGCTCTCACTGTTGCGGTCGTAACAAAACCGTTTACGTTTGAAGGGGCGCAGCGAAAGCGGATTGCCGATGAAGCATACGAGAATCTTTCAGCCCACGTGGATACGATCATCACAATTCCAAACGATCGGGTTTTGCAGATTATTGATAAGAAAACGAGCCTGGTTGATGCCTTTCAGATTGTGGATGACGTTTTGCGCCAAGGTGTGCAGGGCATCTCGGATCTTATTACGATTCCAGGACTCATTAACGTTGACTTTGCGGACGTAAAAGCGATTATGTCCAATGCAGGTTCGGCACTCATGGGAATTGGATCGGCATCTGGAGAGAATCGTGCTGTGGAGGCCGCAAAACAGGCGATTGCGAGTCCGTTGTTAGAGATCTCTATTGAGGGTGCAAAAGGAATTCTGTTTACGATCACGGGAAGTGCAGACCTTGGAATGCATGAGGTTGCTGAGGCTGCCAAGGTTGTTACCGGATCTGCGGATGACGACGCACGTGTGATTTTTGGGGCAAACATTAGTTCAGCGCTTACGGATGAAGTTATCATTACGGTTGTGGCAACGGGGTTTGAGGGAAATGAAATGACCTCTGCTGTGTATGGAACAAGTGTGGTACCGGTTGCAGGGACATGGACACCACCCGTGACACGTGTGCGACCAACAATGGAACGACCTCAACAACGTATGATGGAGGATCTTGAGCCAACGCCAAGTCCAATGACCAAGCGTGTTTCCAGCGATGAATCGGCGGCAAGGAAAGCTATGCCATCAGATCCGATTGTGGCTCCCGCTCCTGTTCACACGACTTCTTCATCGGAAGATCAAGCGTCGGATGAGGATTCAATCGACATTCCTGCATTCATTCGCAAAAAAATGATGTAATGGGTAAAACCCGCTTGTGTTACGAGCGGGTTTTCTCTTGATTTGCTATAATGGGCCTATGAACTGTCCGGTGTGTAATAAACAGACGAAGGTTGTAGACACGCGTCTTTCCTCGGATGGCATGGGGATTCGTCGACGTCGTGAATGTTTGGCCTGTTTGTATCGGTTCTCGACGGTAGAAGAGGCGGAGCTCATGGATCTAACGGTGGTAAAACGTAATGGACGTCGTGAGGCGTATTCTCGAGACAAGATACTTAAGGGGATCCTTCGTGCATTGGAGAAGAGACCCTACACGGATCTCCGCCTCAAAAAATTGATACACACCATTGAGCGAGATATACAGCGCAAGAAGGTTCCTGAGCTGACGTCGGATGAATTGGGAGCCATTGTCATGTATCGATTACGTACGTTTGATAAAGTGGCCTACATCCGTTTCGCAAGTGTTTATAGACAGTTTGAAGACGTAGAAACATTTCAGCAGGAGTTGAACGCATTAATTCGGAAACGTACGCAAGAGCATACGTAAGGGGGCTTGAACACAATAACCGTGTCTTCTATATGTCACGAACAAAAATTGTCTGCACCATTGGTCCGGCTTCTGAAAAAGAGGCGACACTTAAAAAAATGATCCTCGCTGGCATGCGTGTAGCTCGTTTGAATTTCTCGCATGGGACGCATGAGCAGCACCAAGGATTTATTGAGACAATCCGTGGACTTTCGGCTTCCATGAACATTCCCGTAGCCATTATGCAGGATCTACAGGGGCCCAAAATTCGCGTGGGGGCGCTGCCGGCTGCGGGTCTTAAATTTGGCGAAGGAAAGACCGTTCATTTTTCTCCAAAGGCCAAAGAGTACAACGACCGCGATCAGTTGATTCCTGTTACGTACGGAGGATTTGCGCGTGATGTTAAGGCACACGACCGCGTGATGATCGATGATGGGAATGTGGTCTGTCGCGTCACAGCGGTCCATAAAGGGACGGTTTCTGCACGTGTGGAGGTTGGAGGACTTGTCACCTCTCACAAGGGTGTTAACTTGCCGGACTCATCGGTGCGCTTGTCTGCGCTCACGGCTAAGGATCAAAAAGACGTTGCTTTTGGTGTGCGTGCGGGCGTGGATATGATCGTGCTGTCATTTGTGAGTAATGGGGAGGATTTGAGTAAATTACGTGAGCTTATTAAACGCGAGGAAAAGCGTCAGGGGATTAAGCCAAGCAATATTGAGATTGTGGCAAAGGTGGAGCGCGCAGATGCCATTCATCATATTGACGATATTATTGAGGAAGCGGATGCGATTATGTTGGGGCGGGGAGACTTAGGTGTGGAGATTCCTGCCGAGCAAGTCCCATTGCATCAAAAAGAAATTGTCCATAAATGCCGATGTGCGGGTGTTCCGGTGATTGTGGCGACGCAAATGTTAGAGAGTATGCGGGACAAGCCTCGTGCAACGCGTGCGGAGGTGTCGGATGTGGCAAATGCCGTTATTGACCATACGGACGCGATCATGCTCTCAGCGGAGTCTGCTACCGGAAAGTACCCGGTAAAGGCTGTAGAGACGCTCGTGACGGTTGCAGAGGCTACGGAGGCGAGTGTGTATAGCCAGGTGCGGCCCGATCAGCTCTGCGTGGATGAGACTGACATGGCGCTTGTGGATCAGATTCGCGTGGCAATGGAAGGGGACAAGGTGGAGGCGATTGTATCGGGCATGCAGTTTGGAGACGTGGCCTTGACGCTTAATCGACACAGACCACAGGTTCCAATTTTTATTGCGGCGGTGGACGACAAACAGGCAAGGCAGTTGAGTCTGTGTTGGGGAGTGACACCGTTTGTGCTCAAGCGTGCAAGAAGCGCCGATGCGTTTCAAAAAGCTGCCCGTGCAGCATTAGAAGAACAAAAACTTATCAAGAAGACCACGCAGCTCCTGTTTATTA
This sequence is a window from Candidatus Uhrbacteria bacterium CG10_big_fil_rev_8_21_14_0_10_50_16. Protein-coding genes within it:
- a CDS encoding transcriptional regulator NrdR; the protein is MNCPVCNKQTKVVDTRLSSDGMGIRRRRECLACLYRFSTVEEAELMDLTVVKRNGRREAYSRDKILKGILRALEKRPYTDLRLKKLIHTIERDIQRKKVPELTSDELGAIVMYRLRTFDKVAYIRFASVYRQFEDVETFQQELNALIRKRTQEHT
- a CDS encoding cell division protein FtsZ, with amino-acid sequence MAEVKPQIETFAKIKVIGVGGGGNSVVNRMVASGVKGVEYIAINTDAQALHHSAAQIKLAIGKSVARGLGAGMNPEIGYRAAEESQNEIRNAINGADMVFITAGLGGGTGSGAAPHVAKLARDVGALTVAVVTKPFTFEGAQRKRIADEAYENLSAHVDTIITIPNDRVLQIIDKKTSLVDAFQIVDDVLRQGVQGISDLITIPGLINVDFADVKAIMSNAGSALMGIGSASGENRAVEAAKQAIASPLLEISIEGAKGILFTITGSADLGMHEVAEAAKVVTGSADDDARVIFGANISSALTDEVIITVVATGFEGNEMTSAVYGTSVVPVAGTWTPPVTRVRPTMERPQQRMMEDLEPTPSPMTKRVSSDESAARKAMPSDPIVAPAPVHTTSSSEDQASDEDSIDIPAFIRKKMM
- the pyk gene encoding pyruvate kinase, encoding MSRTKIVCTIGPASEKEATLKKMILAGMRVARLNFSHGTHEQHQGFIETIRGLSASMNIPVAIMQDLQGPKIRVGALPAAGLKFGEGKTVHFSPKAKEYNDRDQLIPVTYGGFARDVKAHDRVMIDDGNVVCRVTAVHKGTVSARVEVGGLVTSHKGVNLPDSSVRLSALTAKDQKDVAFGVRAGVDMIVLSFVSNGEDLSKLRELIKREEKRQGIKPSNIEIVAKVERADAIHHIDDIIEEADAIMLGRGDLGVEIPAEQVPLHQKEIVHKCRCAGVPVIVATQMLESMRDKPRATRAEVSDVANAVIDHTDAIMLSAESATGKYPVKAVETLVTVAEATEASVYSQVRPDQLCVDETDMALVDQIRVAMEGDKVEAIVSGMQFGDVALTLNRHRPQVPIFIAAVDDKQARQLSLCWGVTPFVLKRARSADAFQKAARAALEEQKLIKKTTQLLFITGA